Proteins from one Capricornis sumatraensis isolate serow.1 chromosome 2, serow.2, whole genome shotgun sequence genomic window:
- the LOC138074414 gene encoding protein S100-A7-like: MSGSKLEQAISALIDLFHKYSGPDDTIEKEALLQLLKESFPNFLSACEKRGRHYLSNIFEKKDKNKDQKIDFSEFLSLLADIASDYHNHSHGAELCSGGNQ, translated from the exons ATGAGCGGCTCTAAGCTTGAGCAGGCCATTTCAGCCTTGATCGACCTGTTTCACAAATACTCGGGACCCGATGACACCATCGAGAAGGAGgccctgctgcagctgctgaaggagAGCTTCCCCAACTTCCTCAGTGCCTGT GAGAAAAGGGGCCGACATTACTTGTCCAATATCTTTGAGAAAAAGGACAAGAATAAGGACCAGAAGATTGACTTTTCTGAGTTCTTGTCCTTGCTGGCGGACATAGCCTCAGACTATCACAACCACAGCCACGGAGCGGAGCTCTGTTCTGGGGGAaatcagtga